One Pyrus communis chromosome 4, drPyrComm1.1, whole genome shotgun sequence genomic region harbors:
- the LOC137732930 gene encoding uncharacterized protein — translation MRLCIDYRQLNRVTIKNRYPLPRIDDLFYQLRGAYVFSKIDIRSGYYQLMIKREDVPKTAFQLDMVFCLYLDKFVIVFIDDILVYSESKTEHTRHLTLVLKKLREHQLYAKFSKCQFWLDQVSFLGHMISAQGILVDPQKVAVVENWEQPYIITETDGQSKRTIQMLEDMLIALILKFGDAWHKRLAFIEFVYNNSFHSSIGMSHFEALYGKPCRTPLCWSEVGDGVLVGPEIVDKTTQNIQVIKANLKMAQDQQKSIVDKHATDRVYKVGDWVFLQLSLWKGVVRFGKKGKSSPRYIGPYQITERVGEVAYRLELPPELSKHMIPPQPLEINPDLAYNEELVTILDWKDKVLRNKTVRMVKVLWRNHSVEEAT, via the exons ATGAGGCTGTGTATTGATTATCGACagttgaatcgggtgacgattaaaaatcgTTATCCGTTGCCTCGTATTGATGATCTTTTTTACCAGCTCCGAGGTGCCTATGTGTTTTCAAAGATTGATATACGATCAGGGTACTATCAACTAATGATCAAGCGTGAGGATGTCCCGAAGACAGCATTTCAACTcgatatg GTATTTTGCCTGTATCTTGACAAGTtcgttattgtcttcattgatgaTATTTTGGTATATTCTGAATCTAAGACGGAGCATACTAGACATCTCACGCTAGTTCTGAAGAAGTTGAGGGAACATCAGTTATATGCTAAATTTAGCAAATGTCAATTTTGGCTAGATCAAGTATCGTTCTTGGGACATATGATATCAGCCCAGGGTATTCTTGTGGATCCTCAGAAGGTAGCTGTAGTAGAGAATTGGGAACAACCTTATATTATCACGGAA ACGGATGGGCAATCTAAGAGAACCATTCAGATGCTGGAAGATATGTTGATAGCCttgattttgaagtttggaGACGCTTGGCATAAGCGTTTAGCTTTCATCGAGTTTGTTTATAATAACAGCTTTCACTCTAGTATTGGTATGTCACATTTTGAGGCACTTTATGGTAAACCATGTCGtactccgttatgttggtctgAAGTTGGCGATGGAGTGCTAGTGGGCCCTGAGATTGTGGATAAGACTACGCAGAATATCCAGGTGATTAAAGCTAACCTAAAAATGGCCCAGGATCAACAGAAGAGTATCGTCGATAAACATGCCACTGACAGAGTATATAAagttggagattgggtatttctacAGTTATCTCTGTGGAAAGGCGTGGTACGGTTCGGTAAGAAGGGTAAGTCAAGTCCTCGGTATATTGGACCATATCAAATCACtgagcgagttggtgaagttgcCTACAGGCTTGAGCTACCTCCAGAGTTATCAAAG CAtatgatccctcctcaaccactagagattaatccagatttggcCTACAATGAGGAACTGGTGACGATCTTGGATTGGAAAGATAAGGTTCTTCGGAACAAGACCGTTCgtatggtgaaagttttgtggaggaaccattcAGTCGAGGAGGCCACCTAG